Proteins co-encoded in one Malus sylvestris chromosome 7, drMalSylv7.2, whole genome shotgun sequence genomic window:
- the LOC126627760 gene encoding proline-rich protein 4-like, with translation MQISVAFQGALLGLWFCFFAASFCYTNGETIEVAREQAAAKAFSELQKAEAAEVNEEEKFKVLPHKPFFKKPPLPKIPIVKKPFPPEPFFKKPLPPHIPIYKKPLPPPVPVFKIPPFKKPDYPPVPVVEVKPFLPPLPKFKKPILPPIPVYKKPLPPPIPVYKKPFPHPVFKKPIPTFKKPPFPPHPFLGKPFPSIVP, from the exons ATGCAGATTTCTGTTGCTTTCCAAGGGGCTCTTCTGGGTCTCTGGTTCTGCTTCTTTGCTGCAAGCTTCTGCTATACCAATGGAGAGACCATTGAGGTAGCTAGAGAACAAGCAGCAGCCAAAGCTTTTTCAG AGTTGCAAAAAGCAGAAGCCGCAGAAGTCAATGAAGAAGAGAAATTTAAAGTGCTTCCACACAAGCCATTCTTCAAGAAGCCACCTCTCCCTAAGATTCCCATTGTAAAGAAGCCATTTCCACCAGAGCCCTTTTTCAAGAAGCCATTGCCACCCCACATCCCAATCTACAAGAAGCCACTCCCGCCACCAGTTCCGGTCTTCAAGATTCCTCCCTTTAAGAAGCCTGATTATCCGCCGGTTCCGGTTGTGGAAGTAAAGCCATTTCTTCCTCCACTtccaaaattcaagaagccaATTCTACCACCTATTCCTGTTTACAAGAAGCCACTTCCTCCACCAATTCCAGTTTACAAGAAGCCGTTTCCCCATCCTGTATTCAAGAAGCCGATTCCAACATTCAAGAAGCCGCCATTTCCTCCACATCCATTCCTTGGGAAGCCATTTCCTTCTATTGTTCCCTAA